A window of Nicotiana tabacum cultivar K326 chromosome 24, ASM71507v2, whole genome shotgun sequence contains these coding sequences:
- the LOC107823871 gene encoding ATPase GET3D, chloroplastic-like — MSSFTMQILTISSFSTQKYPSSDFFTQLVQKKSPAKTRIRRARIEILAMASANSDKNENPTKLITFLGKGGSGKTTSAIFAAQHYAMAGLKTCLVIHSQDPTAEYLLNCKIGTTPVMCNGNLSAVRLETTKMLLEPLNKLKQADARLNMTQGVLEGVVGEELGVLPGMDSIFSSLALERLVGFFGNIVQQNSKKEKFDIIIYDGMSTEETIRMIGATSKARLYLKYLRNVAEKTDLGRLASPSLLRLVDEAMTLSGRNLNLNGKTSSEIWDFLEQVLERGSTIFAEPKKFGCYLVVDRNGPASLASALRYWGCIIQAGAQVSGAFSLASPNSSGELGATINDFSPLPFAFVPHISMAAQLDWNNIMQHTHSESARNLLTMTANKTSIPPVIFDPANKNVTLLMPGFDKSEIKLYQFRGGSELLVEAGDQRRVIRLPSQLQGKVGGAKFADRNLTITMR, encoded by the exons ATGTCCAGTTTCACTATGCAAATCTTAACAATATCCTCATTTTCCACTCAAAAGTACCCATCTTCTGATTTTTTCACTCAGCTAGTACAGAAAAAATCTCCAGCCAAAACAAGAATAAGGAGAGcaagaattgaaattttggccATGGCTAGTGCTAattcagataaaaatgaaaaCCCCACTAAGTTAATTACCTTTTTGGGTAAAGGGGGTTCTGGTAAAACCACTTCTGCAATATTTGCAGCTCAG CATTATGCAATGGCAGGGCTCAAAACATGCTTGGTGATACATTCTCAAGATCCTACAGCTGAATATCTTCTGAATTGCAAGATTGGGACAACGCCAGTAATGTGCAACGGCAACCTCTCAGCTGTTAGATTGGAAACTACAAAA ATGCTCCTTGAACCTCTCAATAAACTGAAGCAAGCGGATGCTCGTCTTAATATGactcaaggagttcttgaaggg GTGGTCGGAGAAGAGCTTGGAGTGCTTCCTGGAATGGATTCCATATTTTCGTCCCTAGCACTCGAGCGGCTTGTTGGATTTTTCGGAAATATCGTTCAACAGAATAGCAAAAAAGAGAAATTTGACATTATTATATATGATGGCATGAGTACTGAAGAAACAATAAGGATGATTGGTGCGACCAGCAAAGCAAG ATTATACTTAAAATATCTCCGCAACGTAGCTGAGAAAACTGATTTGGGAAGGCTGGCAAGTCCATCTCTTTTGAGACTTGTAGACGAAGCCATGACTTTAAGCGGTAGAAATCTTAATCTGAATGGGAAAACGAGTTCAGAAATTTGGGACTTTCTAGAACAAGTATTGGAG AGAGGGTCTACAATATTTGCAGAACCGAAAAAATTTGGTTGCTATCTTGTGGTCGATCGAAATGGCCCTGCGTCTTTGGCTTCTGCTTTACGTTACTGGGGTTGCATAATCCAGGCTGGTGCACAGGTTTCTGGTGCATTTTCTCTTGCATCGCCAAATTCAAGTGGAGAACTAGGAGCGACGATTAATGACTTTTCACCTTTGCCTTTTGCTTTTGTTCCGCATATCTCAATGGCAGCCCAATTGGATTGGAACAATATTATGCAGCATACTCATAGTGAGAGTGCACGGAATCTTCTGACTATGACAGCTAATAAGACCAGCATTCCTCCTGTTATTTTTGATCCAGCCAACAAAAATGTCACACTTCTCATGCCCGGTTTTGACAAATCGGAAATCAAGCTATATCAA TTTAGAGGAGGGTCTGAGTTGTTGGTGGAGGCTGGTGATCAGAGACGTGTCATTCGTCTACCATCTCAACTTCAGGGGAAGGTTGGAGGTGCCAAATTTGCAGACAGAAATCTCACTATTACAATGCGATAA
- the LOC107823870 gene encoding protein CHUP1, chloroplastic-like, whose protein sequence is MIVRVGLVVAASIAAYAVKQINVKPSKPSENGEPLPEQRSYEGDEKEEQLLYSTDGPKEVVDEEEEKEEVKLMNGIINPAQSNQLDLDDDLFPEFEDLLSGEIEFPLPSDKYDTEREEREKVYQNEMANNEKELERLRNLVKELEEREVKLEGELLEYYGLKEQESDILELQKQLRIKSVEIDMLNITINTLQAEKQKLQEEVFNGTTARKELEAARSKIKELQRQMQLEANQTKAQLLLLKQHVSGLQEKEEDAFKRDVEVDKKLRLVKELEVEVMELKRKNKELQHEKRELVIKLDAAESKVANLSNMTENEMVAQVREEVTNLKHTNEDLLKQVEGLQMNRFSEVEELVYLRWVNACLRFELRNYQTPQGKVSARDLSKNLSPRSQQKAKQLMLEYAGSERGQGDTDLESNFSQPSSPGSEDFDNASIDSSTSRFSAFSKKPGLIQKLKRWGKSKDDSSVMSSPARSLGGASPGRTSVSFRSRGPLESLMLRNAGDGVAITSFGTAEQEYDSPETPRLPPIRTQDSSAEPLNSVASSFQLMSKSVEGVLDEKYPAFKDRHKLAVEREKQIKVKAEQARAARFEKSLPPKLSQLKEKRVSVSVSAPVVSASGDSVEQSGDSKTDSQAVSKMKPINIEKRPPRTPRPPPTRSAGGPAPAGNNVTGGAPGGPPPPPPPPGAPPPPPPPGGGAPRPPPPPGSLMKEGAGGDKVHRAPELVEFYQSLMKREAKKDTSSPLISSTSNTSDARSNMIGEIENRSTFLLAVKADVESQGEFVESLATEVRAASFTNIEDLVSFVNWLDEELSFLVDERAVLKHFDWPEGKADALREAAFEYQDLMKLEKHVTSFVDDPNLPCDAALKKMYKLLEKVEQSVYALLRTRDMAASRYREFGIPTNWLQDSGVVGKIKLSSVQLARKYMKRVASELDAMGGPEKEPNREFLILQGVRFAFRVHQFAGGFDAESMKAFEELRSRVKSSQTEETTQEQ, encoded by the exons ATGATAGTCAGGGTAGGTTTAGTGGTTGCTGCTTCTATAGCAGCCTATGCAGTTAAGCAGATAAATGTAAAACCCTCAAAGCCTTCAG AAAATGGGGAACCATTGCCTGAACAACGAAGCTATGAAGGGGATGAAAAGGAGGAGCAGCTTTTGTATTCTACAGATGGCCCCAAAGAAGTGGTT GATGAGGAAGAGGAGAAAGAAGAAGTGAAATTAATGAATGGAATTATAAATCCAGCACAGAGTAACCAGCTTGATCTTGATGATGATCTTTTCCCTGAATTCGAAGATCTTTTATCCGGGGAGATTGAATTTCCATTACCAAGTGACAAGTATGATACagaaagagaagagagagagaaggtgtaccaaaatgagatggccaacaATGAAAAAGAACTTGAAAGATTGCGAAATCTTGTTAAGGAGCTCGAGGAAAGGGAGGTGAAACTTGAAGGGGAGTTGTTGGAATATTATGGTTTGAAGGAGCAAGAATCAGATATCCTCGAGTTACAAAAGCAGCTCAGGATTAAGTCTGTAGAGATCGACATGCTCAACATCACTATAAATACTTTACAGGCCGAGAAACAAAAGCTTCAAGAGGAGGTTTTCAATGGAACTACTGCTCGGAAAGAGTTAGAAGCAGCGAGGAGCAAGATCAAGGAGTTGCAGAGGCAGATGCAGCTTGAAGCTAACCAAACGAAAGCTCAGTTGTTGTTGCTGAAACAACATGTTAGTGGACTTCAAGAAAAGGAAGAGGATGCTTTCAAGAGAGATGTTGAGGTTGACAAGAAGCTTAGACTTGTGAAGGAATTAGAAGTGGAGGTTATGGAGCTTAAGAGGAAGAACAAAGAACTTCAGCATGAAAAGAGAGAGTTGGTTATAAAATTGGATGCTGCTGAATCTAAAGTAGCAAACTTATCCAATATGACAGAG AATGAAATGGTTGCGCAGGTCAGGGAAGAGGTAACTAATTTGAAGCACACAAATGAGGATCTTCTAAAACAAGTAGAAGGACTTCAAATGAACAGATTCAGTGAAGTTGAAGAGCTAGTTTATCTTCGTTGGGTCAATGCATGCTTAAGATTTGAACTTCGGAACTACCAAACACCTCAAGGAAAGGTATCAGCTCGTGATCTCAGTAAAAACCTGAGCCCAAGATCTCAACAGAAGGCCAAACAGTTGATGTTAGAATACGCAGGATCAGAACGTGGCCAAGGAGATACAGATCTTGAAAGCAATTTTTCGCAGCCATCTTCTCCCGGTAGTGAAGACTTTGATAACGCTTCTATTGACAGTTCCACAAGCAGATTTAGTGCTTTCAGTAAAAAGCCTGGCCTAATCCAGAAGTTGAAGAGATGGGGCAAAAGTAAAGACGATTCCAGTGTTATGTCTTCACCAGCAAGATCTCTTGGGGGAGCATCTCCGGGCCGGACAAGTGTAAGTTTTAGATCAAGGGGTCCTCTGGAATCACTAATGCTCAGAAATGCAGGTGATGGTGTAGCCATCACTAGTTTTGGAACAGCTGAGCAGGAATATGATTCCCCTGAAACACCGCGGCTTCCACCGATTAGGACACAAGATTCTTCTGCTGAGCCACTGAACTCAGTTGCATCATCCTTCCAGCTAATGTCTAAATCAGTTGAAGGAGTTCTAGATGAGAAGTATCCCGCATTCAAAGATAGGCATAAGCTGGCAGTAGAGCGAGAGAAGCAAATTAAGGTAAAGGCTGAGCAGGCAAGAGCAGCAAGGTTTGAGAAGTCCTTGCCCCCAAAACTTTCTCAATTGAAAGAGAAGCGAGTGTCAGTATCAGTATCAGCGCCAGTGGTCTCTGCCTCTGGTGACTCAGTTGAGCAGTCCGGTGATAGCAAAACTGACTCTCAAGCAGTGAGCAAAATGAAACCAATTAATATTGAGAAAAGACCTCCTAGGACTCCTCGTCCACCACCTACACGATCAGCAGGTGGTCCCGCTCCAGCTGGTAATAATGTTACAGGTGGGGCACCTGGTGGTCCACCCCCACCACCTCCTCCGCCTGGTGCTCCACCACCACCGCCACCACCTGGTGGAGGAGCTCCTAGACCACCTCCTCCTCCTGGATCTCTAATGAAAGAAGGAGCTGGAGGTGATAAGGTCCATCGCGCTCCTGAATTAGTTGAATTCTACCAATCATTGATGAAACGCGAGGCAAAGAAGGATACATCATCACCTTTGATATCCTCTACTTCAAACACATCAGATGCAAGAAGCAACATGATCGGTGAGATAGAGAACAGATCCACATTCCTGTTAGCT GTGAAAGCTGATGTGGAAAGTCAAGGTGAATTTGTGGAGTCATTGGCAACTGAAGTTCGTGCTGCTTCATTTACCAATATCGAGGATCTAGTGTCATTTGTGAACTGGCTAGATGAAGAACTCTCCTTCTTG GTTGATGAACGAGCTGTCCTCAAGCACTTTGACTGGCCAGAGGGAAAAGCAGATGCACTGAGAGAGGCTGCCTTCGAATATCAAGATCTAATGAAACTAGAAAAGCATGTAACCTCCTTTGTTGATGAcccaaatcttccatgtgatgcTGCTTTGAAAAAGATGTACAAGTTGCTTGAGAA GGTGGAACAAAGTGTTTATGCACTATTGCGTACTCGCGACATGGCTGCATCACGatacagagaatttggcattcCTACTAATTGGTTGCAAGATTCAGGTGTTGTTGGCAAG ATCAAGCTTTCATCGGTACAATTGGCGAGGAAGTACATGAAACGTGTAGCATCAGAGCTTGATGCCATGGGTGGACCTGAGAAGGAACCAAACAGAGAATTCTTGATTCTACAAGGGGTTCGTTTTGCTTTCAGAGTTCATCAG tttgCTGGAGGATTTGATGCTGAAAGCATGAAGGCTTTTGAAGAATTAAGGAGTCGTGTCAAAAGTTCACAAACAGAAGAGACTACACAAGAACAATGA